The Erythrolamprus reginae isolate rEryReg1 chromosome 5, rEryReg1.hap1, whole genome shotgun sequence genome window below encodes:
- the EEF1AKMT2 gene encoding EEF1A lysine methyltransferase 2 isoform X1, protein MSSCGEEGFQPSGLGTKEHWDATYEQELHNFKESGDTGDVWFGEESMTRIIRWLEKQKIPLDTSVLDIGTGNGILLAELSKSGYTNLTGVDYSPSAIELSKKIMQKEGLPYIKLLIEDILNPSDELSNFQICIDKGTFDAISLNPDNAAEKRKQYVKSLQRLLRSNGFFLITSCNWTKEELCKQFEGFLLLEELPTANFYFGGRTGSTVTALVLQKT, encoded by the exons CTGGGATGCAACATATGAACAAGAACTGCATAATTTTAAAGAAAGTGGTGATACTGGAGACGTTTG GTTTGGTGAAGAAAGCATGACTCGTATAATTAGATGGCTAGAAAAACAAAAGATACCTCTGGATACTTCTGTCCTTGACATTGGAACAGGAAATGGCATTTTGCTGGCTGAATTG AGTAAATCTGGTTACACCAATCTTACAGGAGTTGATTACTCTCCTTCTGCAATAGAACTTTCAAAAAAGATAATGCAAAAAGAAGGACTGCCTTATATTAAACTGCTG ATTGAAGACATTTTAAATCCTTCAGATGAATTATCAAATTTCCAGATCTGTATCGATAAAGGGACTTTTGATGCTATTAGTCTGAACCCAGATAATGCAGCTGAGAAAAGGAAACAGTATGTTAAATCCCTGCAGAGGCTATTGAGATCAAATGGCTTTTTCCTCATTACATCTTGTAACTGGACTAAAGAAGAACTGTGCAAACAATTTGAAG GATTTCTGCTTTTGGAGGAACTGCCAACAGCAAACTTCTATTTTGGAGGAAGAACTGGAAGTACTGTAACTGCCTTGGTTTTACAAAAAACATAA
- the EEF1AKMT2 gene encoding EEF1A lysine methyltransferase 2 isoform X2, giving the protein MTRIIRWLEKQKIPLDTSVLDIGTGNGILLAELSKSGYTNLTGVDYSPSAIELSKKIMQKEGLPYIKLLIEDILNPSDELSNFQICIDKGTFDAISLNPDNAAEKRKQYVKSLQRLLRSNGFFLITSCNWTKEELCKQFEGFLLLEELPTANFYFGGRTGSTVTALVLQKT; this is encoded by the exons ATGACTCGTATAATTAGATGGCTAGAAAAACAAAAGATACCTCTGGATACTTCTGTCCTTGACATTGGAACAGGAAATGGCATTTTGCTGGCTGAATTG AGTAAATCTGGTTACACCAATCTTACAGGAGTTGATTACTCTCCTTCTGCAATAGAACTTTCAAAAAAGATAATGCAAAAAGAAGGACTGCCTTATATTAAACTGCTG ATTGAAGACATTTTAAATCCTTCAGATGAATTATCAAATTTCCAGATCTGTATCGATAAAGGGACTTTTGATGCTATTAGTCTGAACCCAGATAATGCAGCTGAGAAAAGGAAACAGTATGTTAAATCCCTGCAGAGGCTATTGAGATCAAATGGCTTTTTCCTCATTACATCTTGTAACTGGACTAAAGAAGAACTGTGCAAACAATTTGAAG GATTTCTGCTTTTGGAGGAACTGCCAACAGCAAACTTCTATTTTGGAGGAAGAACTGGAAGTACTGTAACTGCCTTGGTTTTACAAAAAACATAA